One Diospyros lotus cultivar Yz01 chromosome 1, ASM1463336v1, whole genome shotgun sequence genomic window carries:
- the LOC127789828 gene encoding peroxidase 12-like translates to MAWKMNAASFSSLAVFFTSMLFLLLVCSRLHFSEAQSSAQIVSGLSWTFYESSCPKLEDIIQKRLNKVFNDDIGQAAGILRLHFHDCFVLGCDGSVLLDGSASGPRLSRTLLRT, encoded by the exons ATGGCCTGGAAAATGAATGCTGCTTCATTCAGCTCTCTCGCGGTCTTCTTCACCTCCATGCTTTTTCTCCTGCTTGTGTGCTCTCGCTTGCACTTTTCAGAAGCTCAGTCCTCGGCTCAAATCGTGAGCGGCCTTTCCTGGACCTTCTATGAGTCCAGCTGTCCTAAGCTCGAAGACATCATCCAGAAACGCCTCAATAAGGTCTTCAATGATGACATCGGCCAAGCTGCCGGCATCCTCCGCCTCCACTTCCATGATTGCTTTGTTCTG GGATGCGATGGTTCAGTATTGCTTGATGGATCAGCCAGTGGGCCAAGACTGAGCAGGACACTCCTCCGAACCTGA
- the LOC127812050 gene encoding glycine-rich cell wall structural protein-like isoform X1 — MKQCKQASRDHFLSSLSYIGEMGKFPKHVPVVLVLTLLAVALLVVRIAEGRRLEEDTNIDGGFGKGHGGGGGFGGGGGHGGGFGGGGGAGGGKGGGIGGGIGGGGGKGGGAGGGGGAGGGFGGGAGGGGGIGGGAGGGKGGGFGGGAGGGGGVGGGAGGGKGGGFGGGAGGGEGGGVGGGAGGGGGIGGGAGGGKGGGFGGGAGGGGGEGGGVGGGAGGGGGIGGGAGGGKGGGFGGGAGGGEGGGVGGGAGGGGGIGGGAGGGKGGGFGGGAGGGGGFGGGGGGVGGGGGGF; from the exons ATGAAGCAATGCAAACAGGCTTCTCGTGatcatttcctttcttctctttcatATATAGGAGAGATGGGGAAGTTTCCGAAACATGTTCCAGTAGTGTTAGTTCTAACTTTGTTGGCGGTGGCTTTGTTGGTTGTGAGAATAGCAGAAGGAAGAAGGCTTGAGGAAGACACCAATATTGATGGAGGATTTGGCAAGGGACATGGCGGCGGCGGAGGCTTTGGTGGTGGAGGTGGCCATGGTGGCGGTTTTGGTGGAGGGGGCGGTGCTGGAGGAGGGAAAGGCGGTGGGATAGGTGGCGGCATTGGTGGAGGGGGAGGCAAAGGAGGGGGTGCAGGTGGAGGTGGTGGCGCCGGAGGTGGATTTGGCGGTGGTGCTGGTGGAGGCGGAGGCATCGGTGGCGGAGCTGGAGGTGGAAAAGGCGGTGGGTTTGGAGGTGGTGCTGGTGGAGGCGGAGGCGTCGGTGGCGGTGCTGGGGGTGGAAAAGGCGGTGGGTTTGGCGGTGGTGCCGGAG GTGGAGAAGGCGGTGGGGTTGGAGGTGGTGCTGGTGGAGGCGGAGGCATAGGTGGGGGGGCTGGAGGTGGAAAAGGCGGTGGGTTTGGCGGTGGTGctggaggtggaggtggagaAGGCGGTGGGGTTGGAGGTGGTGCTGGTGGAGGCGGAGGCATAGGTGGGGGGGCTGGAGGTGGAAAAGGCGGTGGGTTTGGCGGTGGTGCTGGAGGTGGAGAAGGCGGTGGGGTTGGAGGTGGTGCTGGTGGAGGCGGGGGCATCGGTGGCGGTGCTGGAGGTGGAAAGGGTGGTGGGTTTGGCGGTGGTgccggaggaggaggaggatttGGTGGGGGTGGTGGAGGAGTAGGAGGGGGTGGCGGCGGATTTTGA
- the LOC127812050 gene encoding glycine-rich cell wall structural protein-like isoform X2 — protein sequence MKQCKQASRDHFLSSLSYIGEMGKFPKHVPVVLVLTLLAVALLVVRIAEGRRLEEDTNIDGGFGKGHGGGGGFGGGGGHGGGFGGGGGAGGGKGGGIGGGIGGGGGKGGGAGGGGGAGGGFGGGAGGGGGIGGGAGGGKGGGFGGGAGGGGGVGGGAGGGKGGGFGGGAGGGEGGGVGGGAGGGGGIGGGAGGGKGGGFGGGAGGGEGGGVGGGAGGGGGIGGGAGGGKGGGFGGGAGGGGGFGGGGGGVGGGGGGF from the exons ATGAAGCAATGCAAACAGGCTTCTCGTGatcatttcctttcttctctttcatATATAGGAGAGATGGGGAAGTTTCCGAAACATGTTCCAGTAGTGTTAGTTCTAACTTTGTTGGCGGTGGCTTTGTTGGTTGTGAGAATAGCAGAAGGAAGAAGGCTTGAGGAAGACACCAATATTGATGGAGGATTTGGCAAGGGACATGGCGGCGGCGGAGGCTTTGGTGGTGGAGGTGGCCATGGTGGCGGTTTTGGTGGAGGGGGCGGTGCTGGAGGAGGGAAAGGCGGTGGGATAGGTGGCGGCATTGGTGGAGGGGGAGGCAAAGGAGGGGGTGCAGGTGGAGGTGGTGGCGCCGGAGGTGGATTTGGCGGTGGTGCTGGTGGAGGCGGAGGCATCGGTGGCGGAGCTGGAGGTGGAAAAGGCGGTGGGTTTGGAGGTGGTGCTGGTGGAGGCGGAGGCGTCGGTGGCGGTGCTGGGGGTGGAAAAGGCGGTGGGTTTGGCGGTGGTGCCGGAG gtggagaAGGCGGTGGGGTTGGAGGTGGTGCTGGTGGAGGCGGAGGCATAGGTGGGGGGGCTGGAGGTGGAAAAGGCGGTGGGTTTGGCGGTGGTGCTGGAGGTGGAGAAGGCGGTGGGGTTGGAGGTGGTGCTGGTGGAGGCGGGGGCATCGGTGGCGGTGCTGGAGGTGGAAAGGGTGGTGGGTTTGGCGGTGGTgccggaggaggaggaggatttGGTGGGGGTGGTGGAGGAGTAGGAGGGGGTGGCGGCGGATTTTGA
- the LOC127788554 gene encoding peroxidase 5-like, which translates to MRPKTVSCADILAFAARDNASIVGGISYSVPAGSRDGRISLLSDVNDSLPRPIPNPELLTRNFAQKGLSATEMVALSRAHSIGISHCTSFQKRLCSGTGSPRRSVLQESERRDSPYYASFLKRKCPDSNRDDVFGSNIGK; encoded by the coding sequence ATGCGCCCGAAGACCGTGTCATGCGCCGACATACTCGCGTTCGCAGCACGCGACAACGCCTCCATCGTCGGAGGAATTTCATACTCCGTGCCGGCGGGGAGTCGCGACGGACGGATTTCCCTGCTGTCCGATGTCAACGATAGCCTTCCTCGTCCTATCCCCAACCCCGAATTGCTCACTCGCAACTTCGCCCAGAAGGGCCTGTCCGCGACGGAGATGGTGGCGCTGTCCAGAGCCCACTCCATCGGAATCTCCCACTGTACGAGCTTCCAGAAACGCCTCTGCTCCGGCACCGGATCGCCTCGACGTTCAGTACTACAGGAATCTGAACGTCGAGATTCACCGTACTACGCTTCCTTTCTCAAGAGAAAGTGTCCCGATTCGAATCGTGATGATGTCTTCGGATCAAATATTGGCAAGTAG
- the LOC127789034 gene encoding uncharacterized protein LOC127789034 isoform X1, with translation MEEPIKHREEAAGLEYWLRWQVPVCALIILLPFAVAIRILRREEPPPPLLAFSATHLWLPCWKNLNPLWLLFFRAFAFASMAFLLYHIVALLRGLFAFYFYTQWTFALVTIYFALATFISARGCWIHSRKRFTDETMSSEFLKKSSKENESDGTSFLNPEETNHAIKSQSHHSKKANVHTVGFLEHLMQAIYQTCAGAVMLTDIVFWCLLVPFLLGDKFQLTLLIGSIHSVNAVFLILDSVLNSQPLTWYGLPYFVIWSVSYVVFQWILHACGFTWWPYPFLELSTPWAPLWYFALALVHLPCYGIYVLLVKAKVWTFSRIFPNAFLRPVNASSRNSMEKKQT, from the exons ATGGAGGAGCCGATAAAGCACCGTGAAGAAGCGGCGGGCTTAGAGTATTGGCTGCGATGGCAAGTCCCAGTATGCGCTCTCATCATTCTCCTTCCATTCGCGGTCGCGATCAGAATCCTCCGCCGAGAAGAGCCGCCGCCGCCTCTCCTCGCCTTCTCTGCTACTCATCTGTGGCTTCCTTGCTGGAAAAACCTCAACCCTCTCTGGCTTCTCTTCTTCAGAGCTTTCGCCTTCGCCTCCATGGCTTTCCTCCTCTATCACATCGTCGCTCTCCTCCGGGGCCTCTTCGCCTTCTACTTTTACACTCA GTGGACTTTTGCATTGGTCACCATCTACTTTGCA CTTGCAACCTTTATATCTGCCCGTGGATGCTGGATCCACTCCAGGAAACGGTTTACTGATGAAACAATGAGTAGTGAATTTCTGAAAAAGAGTTCTAAAGAGAATGAATCTGATGGCACATCATTTTTGAATCCAGAGGAAACCAATCATGCTATCAAGTCTCAAAGCCATCATAGTAAAAAGGCAAATGTGCATACAGTAGGTTTCTTGGAGCATCTCATGCAAGCTATTTATCAG ACTTGTGCAGGTGCTGTTATGCTTACAGATATTGTATTTTGGTGTCTTCTAGTCCCGTTTCTTCTCGGTGACAAATTTCAACTCACCCTG TTGATTGGATCCATACATAGTGTGAATGCTGTTTTCCTCATTCTTGATTCAGTGCTCAATAGCCAG CCGCTTACTTGGTATGGGCTTCCTTATTTTGTGATTTGGAGTGTATCTTATGTTGTCTTCCAATGGATCCTTCATGCCTGCGGTTTTACATG GTGGCCATATCCTTTCCTTGAGCTCTCAACTCCATGGGCGCCTCTCTG GTATTTTGCCTTGGCTTTGGTTCACCTTCCCTGTTATGGAATATATGTGCTGCTTGTTAAAGCAAAAGTGTGGACTTTCTCAAGGATTTTCCCCAATGCATTTCTAAG GCCGGTGAATGCCAGTAGCAGGAATTCTATGGAGAAGAAACAGACCTGA
- the LOC127789034 gene encoding uncharacterized protein LOC127789034 isoform X2, producing MASPSMRSHHSPSIRGRDQNPPPRRAAAASPRLLCYSSVASLLEKPQPSLASLLQSFRLRLHGFPPLSHRRSPPGPLRLLLLHSLATFISARGCWIHSRKRFTDETMSSEFLKKSSKENESDGTSFLNPEETNHAIKSQSHHSKKANVHTVGFLEHLMQAIYQTCAGAVMLTDIVFWCLLVPFLLGDKFQLTLLIGSIHSVNAVFLILDSVLNSQPLTWYGLPYFVIWSVSYVVFQWILHACGFTWWPYPFLELSTPWAPLWYFALALVHLPCYGIYVLLVKAKVWTFSRIFPNAFLRPVNASSRNSMEKKQT from the exons ATGGCAAGTCCCAGTATGCGCTCTCATCATTCTCCTTCCATTCGCGGTCGCGATCAGAATCCTCCGCCGAGAAGAGCCGCCGCCGCCTCTCCTCGCCTTCTCTGCTACTCATCTGTGGCTTCCTTGCTGGAAAAACCTCAACCCTCTCTGGCTTCTCTTCTTCAGAGCTTTCGCCTTCGCCTCCATGGCTTTCCTCCTCTATCACATCGTCGCTCTCCTCCGGGGCCTCTTCGCCTTCTACTTTTACACTCA CTTGCAACCTTTATATCTGCCCGTGGATGCTGGATCCACTCCAGGAAACGGTTTACTGATGAAACAATGAGTAGTGAATTTCTGAAAAAGAGTTCTAAAGAGAATGAATCTGATGGCACATCATTTTTGAATCCAGAGGAAACCAATCATGCTATCAAGTCTCAAAGCCATCATAGTAAAAAGGCAAATGTGCATACAGTAGGTTTCTTGGAGCATCTCATGCAAGCTATTTATCAG ACTTGTGCAGGTGCTGTTATGCTTACAGATATTGTATTTTGGTGTCTTCTAGTCCCGTTTCTTCTCGGTGACAAATTTCAACTCACCCTG TTGATTGGATCCATACATAGTGTGAATGCTGTTTTCCTCATTCTTGATTCAGTGCTCAATAGCCAG CCGCTTACTTGGTATGGGCTTCCTTATTTTGTGATTTGGAGTGTATCTTATGTTGTCTTCCAATGGATCCTTCATGCCTGCGGTTTTACATG GTGGCCATATCCTTTCCTTGAGCTCTCAACTCCATGGGCGCCTCTCTG GTATTTTGCCTTGGCTTTGGTTCACCTTCCCTGTTATGGAATATATGTGCTGCTTGTTAAAGCAAAAGTGTGGACTTTCTCAAGGATTTTCCCCAATGCATTTCTAAG GCCGGTGAATGCCAGTAGCAGGAATTCTATGGAGAAGAAACAGACCTGA